In the Necator americanus strain Aroian chromosome X, whole genome shotgun sequence genome, TTAAATTATTtctatagaaaaataagatacGAATctaaatggaaaagaagaacatttttgaattttaaaactttaattttatagTTTCACTTCTAAAATACTTCTAGGCGAAATACATTCAAAGAGCTTCACTTTCTTTAAATAAGTTACATCCCTTCCAGAaacgttgagaaaaattcacaaaaacgTGGAAGGATGGAGAGCGGCAGCAATTCCCATTTTTATGTAGTAATTATTTGCTCGGAAATTCCATTATAATTCACAGGCTGCTgatattttcagattttttgaaattattcttaTGAACACAGGAAGAATAAGGAAGGAACGGGAAGATTCGAGTCTCATACAGTTGAGTAATAAGTTCGAATAAATTCTCTTGAAATAACCAAGTCCTTTCCCctgaaggaaaacaaatgaatagtagataataaaattttcaaaggaacGGCTGagcaccatttttttttttcaaatagggACCATATGACTGAACATATGGTTTGTTTCTGTTTAAGGAAATTattagttttcttcctgtagcATGGAtggatttcaaagaaattaataccatattgaaatgaaaactatACATTTACAATCAGTAAAAAATCACTGTAGAAGTTCCTTGGATTTTTAGGCGGGAGAGGAAGATagaaacgagaaagaaatgtaCATATACACATGTATAAAGGATCTTTCCAGGATTTCCTTGGAATCTtccgggaaaaaaaggaaattcacgCAATTTTTTCGAGGAGGAGGAAAGGAACGTAATGAAACTTATCAAAGCAAGTAGGTCCTGTCGTTTTCCGGCTATGATAACAGCACTAACACTTATCAACGGCATATTAGTCTATAAAACGTCGATGGTGGGAACGAAGGTTATTATTGATCGATTTGTCGAGACCCTATTGAATACAAGGTAGATCACCACCACGATGGTTTTGATCTCCAATATCGTCCGTGTCCaacgatttttctggaaattctgcTCGGATACATCGTAAAAGGTTTGGAGTAGTACTGTataggacttttttttattttacatagtCGATCGGACCATTTATCTGTAATTTTCTTATATATAACGTGAAGTGTTCGAATCTCTAACAATTATCcatagaatttcaaaatagAGCTAGGATTTCTTATAGGAAGTGCACTCGCTTCATTACTCATTATTCTAgtacttcctctttttctctttctcttcagcTGCTTGTCTAAAAAATCTAGATAttccattatttattaaaaatatcaaatgtAAACCAAGTGAATTTTTCCAAGGTATGTGCAGTGTTATGTCCTTGAGTGAAGTGTCATCCATGAAATTTTGATCAATATGGTCAAAACGTCACTTTTTGATTGGTCATCTCTCACCTTGCATACCAACATTTCATTCcgtttttttcaaggatttacCTCAGGCACAACTTTCTTTAGCTTTTAAACTGTTTTCACCAATATAACTCATTAGAATGACATTTTTCATGGATCTGCTCCCAActactttatcttttatgttGTTATTATGGCTGCATACATCCAGAAATATCTAATCTTGAAGAAATATTGAACGACTGCCTAAAATAAAGTGCATAAGATAACGTGAATCTCGCAGGAAAAGCGACGAATGCGCAgtttgaaatttcagaaaacgtTAAAAGTAGCTCCATTTAGACGTGTAGTTCCAGACGTTAAAAAATCTTTCGAATTGTGGAAATTTAATTCCTCATTTGTACGAAAATTCTCGTTTACGCACGTACCCGTAGAATCACTAAATAatcggtttaaaaaaaattacgtattGATGAGGTAAAAGGAGCGAATGTCTcgtatttctcaatttttttcttcgtaatttcCACGGATATATCTTCTCAGCATCACCGTTTGTAGTTCTTTTTAGTAAATAAAGTGCTGCTTCTCAACGGGAAATAGGGATGAACGTTCTTACTAATATAGAAATGTGATTTGATATTAAGGACCACTTTAAAATAAAGGctagaaaaaagtcaaaatttgATGTTAAAAACCACTTTAAAATAAACTATGGAAAAGTTATTCTTGAGAAAATGGACCAAGTTAACTTGTCTTTCTGCACCAATTTTTACATATAGACATTCCACTCTATGCAAGAcactgaaactgaaaaaaaaacacttttggcTAATCTTTTTGGCTAAATTTCACCATAGAGGCTAATTTTTTTGGCTAAATTTGACCACAGAGAAACAAATTATCCATGTTAAATTGAGCATTTCCGATGCTCTAAGAATATACTGCTTTtgactttgtttttgtttatctgttttgttgtttcctATTGTTTCGCCTGAAAATCATACCGGAAAATGCAAGGATTCAATGATCAACTGTTGTACATAGCCTCTACGAGTGCAATTTTCGCTCCCAAAGTGCATTATTGATTAGCGATAGGTTCAAGTACATACTTAGCTAGATTAACTCAAACTTCAACTTCTCTATCCTTGACACAGCTTTGGTATCCTTACAAATGAAGCTCATTCAAATCTGGgaagtattgattttttcatagATTCTATCCTTATCAAAAACCTGAAGGATTTTCATTCTATACgagtcaataaataaaaatttacctCTTATAAATTCCTGTAAAACTCtgggaacatttttttttaagcaacccatataaaaatattcaaggCATCCGACTAAATGCTGTTTTAGAATCACATCGGAGACTAGgttagtaaataataaatcacaTAAGCAACAAACACAGTGAAAAGTGAATTGAgcatagtttgaaaaaaaaaaacgaacggaCGGTACACTAATTGAGCACAACAATATGGCTAGCAACGTCGTCTGGGATttgaattcaacaaaaaaaaaatggttgggattttttttcttcatctagTGTGGTGTGGATTGAACGGCTGCCAGCAGCTGATCGCACATCTTCTTTGCGTCGCCGAGTAACATCGCTGTGTTCTCGTTGAAAAATACCGGATTATCCACGGCCGCATAACCAACTCCTAACGTCCTCTTCATGATAACCACCtggaattattatttaactCAATGGTACAGTACACGTAAAAAATCGTCAACAACTCTTCCAGAAACAGCATTTCCCGAATAAAGAAAGGCTTCGTAATGAGTTGAAACTTCTCAACATGGATCCGAAACAATTTGCGTCCATTACTAGGGCGTTAAGTCAGAAGAAGTAAAGGCGCCACAATGgaatcccgaaaaaaaatccatcaagtATTAGGTACTCCAAAGGTTCCCAGAGTCTTCCAAAAAGAATTCCTAGGAGGTGTTTCAAACAAATGCTTCAAAGTAGTGTTCACCTTatcttaattaatttttcctatCTTTAACTACCAcaattaatagtagtaattTAAATTATAATACAATTAATATACAATACCAGTTTAGcttacaaatttgaaaatgtctcTGAAATTCGGGTAACATGACTTAAATTTCATCCTAACATTAAGCAACTGAACTAAATTGGTCGCTTCTCATTCTGCCTCAATCTGGTGAGGCAATCATCCTCAATCCTAAGGAATTAAAATATTCGTTGAAGCAGCAAGCTATATTGAAGGAAATCCACTAATTCCATATTATGTTTGTACATACACCGATCTATGAACGTCGGCCTTGCTTCATAGATCAGTATGTCTATTCAAGCGGCAGGAAATCTGATTTTCTTAATGATAACTCATTTATCGATTCCAGAATAATCTAATGATGAATAGATCCATGGATAAATGCAATTTATGAAGAACAATACGGACCTTTTTCGAGCGCCATACACGCAATACTGGCATTCCAGCGATTGAGCTGTTGGGATCGTCCTCAGCTGCTGAGTTAACTGTGTCATTCGCTCCTGAAAAAATCCATGGTCCATAGAGTCCGGACCTCAAGAACTTGTTAGGGAAAACTTATACGGAACAATacggaagaggaagaaagaataagaaatatagaagaaatagaaataaatagaaatagaaatagaaattttatagaagaaaaattaacgtgaaaaaagttaaaataataagagaAGAAGTGCAGGAGAGGAACTCCGGACTAAGAAAAGTCACAAATATGAGACATTTTCAGCCCTGTGGAGCACAACTCATAGTTTTCAAGGATCATTTTCTTTAGGTAAGCAGTAATCGTACCGATAACAAGTGCAACATCAGTGCTATCAAAATCATCATTGATATCATCCATCTCTTCCACAATATCATACGGTACACCGGCTTCGGCTAGCAGAACATTCAATTGTCCAGGCATACGACCTGCACGAAAATAAGCGCACTTTTCCTCCTGGTGGAATCaacgaaagcaaaaaagttaGTGAATGATTTCTCACCAGCAACCGGATGTACTGCGAAACGAACACGAATTCCTCGATCCGTGAGTTCTTTGGCAAGTTGAGCGATTGGATATTGTGCTTGAGCGGCGCACAATCCATATCCAGGTACAATAATTATCGATTGAGAATTTGTAAGCCATTCAACTGTCTatataaacagaaaaataaataaatgcaatacCACATACtaagtaaatataataacaagtaaaaaaaatatagagtaCGATGATAAATGGAATAAATCAACATAATAAGtataaagtaataaatgataaaaacaacaaaacttttAGATAgaaatagatttaaaaaatcaaatagaaataatcACTAACTATCTCTCTGACATAGCATCTATgtgaatattattatttctttcgttttcatttattttattattttttgttgacttttcattttttatttcaataagTGCGGTCTTTCTAGCTGAATTAGCACACttttccggaagaaaaaaaaaaccaaattaccGCAATTTCCATGAAACGAAACGTTTCGTTAATGGCTCTGCCGGACCATAGTTCAACGTATTCTCTGATAAATCGTTTTCAACGGAAATGTAATTTGGGCGAACATTCATCCTGGTCATCCATAAAACTATTCACGACGGGGAAATTTAGGTAATTTACCCGAAGCGTATGTATGTTTCGCGGTCGGAAACATTCTCATAGGGACAAGGGACCTTCATTTCGACAAAGGTTCAATATATTTTACTTCAGCTATTATTTTCTGTCCTAAGAAACTATACGTACCAGTTACTGAAgaactaaaataaattaaacaaaattttaaaaaaagaagtaaatccTGCCTGTAGGTACTCGTCCTACCAATACTTACCACGTGCTTTTTTGTAatcttttaagaaaataaattattcaacCAATGTAGTGGACATTTAATTGCTTTTAGTGATTTTAGTTTTAgctcaccatttttttttcttatgcaaATAAAACAAGACCGTTCCGCAGTTTTAGTAGTACGTAACAAGTGTAGTATAAAGTATTGTAGTATAGTACAGAGTTGGATACTTGCCTCATTTACATTCGTCTCCGTTGCCGTTCCTTCAATTGCTTTCGCGGCTCCAGTTCCTTGACTTTTTGTTCCTACACCACCGAGAATTACACTAATTAGCGAACGGTTCATAGcctaaaatcaataaaaagtgaCCATTAATCCATTCCATGTGactacaggaagaaaacaatcAATTACTTTGCACATAATATGGGATAGAATAGCTCCAGAACTTCCTATAAGGGCACCAACAATAGTCAATAAATCATTATTAAGCATAAATCCTTCCGCACACAACGCCCATCCAGAATAACTGTTGAGCACCGTAATGACAACGGGCATGTCGGCACCTGAATTTATGGAATTAAATGTCTGGATCTTACCATGGtatctttatttttgacaCTACACACTACCACTCTAATAACTATACTTTACCATACATCACCATatactttctattttctataacttccagaaaaaaaccactaccTAACGTAAAACTGAAGGATTGATGAAAATTCCTTTCATATGCGCTGTAGAAATGCATTAAGTTAGGTAATTAATGTAGTTAGAGATTCTCAAAGTGTTAACTTAAGGTAAAATATTAAATCTCATTTATACCAGTAATCAGAGGAACAATTAATAGTAAATAAcatgtaataataattgatttaataagaatataaaatttaaaataatataggAGTCTAATCGCGCatgatatatttatatttgagaaaaaatagaaaaaaatgtttaaaatagaacaaaatagaccaaataatatttaaaaatacatataaaGATTGTAATTTGTTTAGTAAAAATATGCACGAATCTCAGAAAATTATTCAGAGTtgctatttgaaaatattattatttgtctATTATTTTACCTAAAAATCagttataattaaaaatattgtgGGTTCAGCAAATCTCTGGGACACCGTCACTCCCGTACCTCCAATTGCCATGGTCAATGTGATCCCCATAAGACTACTTAATCCGGCTGTTGTTCCAAGCATACTTAATCCAGTAGTGAAATCTGAATCCAACATGTATACACCCAGTGCAACACCATTTCCAGCCAACAGTGCACTGTTGATGACATGACGTGCTGGAAGGTAGACGGCTGCCGAGCCCAGGATACCTATAAATCGAGCCAatgcaaacaaataataataaaataatgaataaaaataaaatagtccGGTAGTTCTCAAGTTATTTCGAACAAATTCCACAGCAACTAACCTTGAAGCTTTCCGTACGCCATCAAACTACCAGTGAAAGTCACACCTCCGATGTAAGCGCCGAGGAAAAGCGATACCTTTGAGGCAGCAGTACCTCAATAGGTCTTCATTCAATCTATAGGAATCAAATTAAAAGTATAGTCTGGATAACTCACCACTAGGATCCATAAGAAAATGTGGATGTTCTGCAATGAAATCCGCTAGGCATGTCAACGTTGCTGCTAATCCTACGAATGAATGGAATGCAGCTACCAGTTGTGGAAGATCGgataccgaaaaaaaaatcacattatgAATGCAAAGCAAAACACGTGACACGTGTAATTCAATCCGAATAAACACACACTTTAATCCTTTGAGCAATTCCCAGTCCAATAAGTGAACCTAAACCAATGGCACTTCCCATTTGAATGAGTGTATCCTGATCAGGGCTCAGGACTCCAAGCGTAGCTGCCAAACCTCCAGCAACACCCGTCATACCTGACAGAAAAACGGGAGAATATCAATTGATCTTTAGAGAAGAATTTTAATTACTTCATCTACTTTTATctgtctatttatttctcatccaatttttctttgatttttctaaaagaatttttaaacaacTTCACGAACTTGGTTTCTATTCAGTATAGAACTAGATTcgattatttccttttctattACCACGGTTCTACGATGACGTCGACGGTAAattcttcaataattttttttcgctaagaATCAACTACAATTTCATACATATCAACGAATGCagataaaaaatgataagaaaagaaaaaaagaagaaaaaatcatttctgtCATATCACTAGCGCAGTAATTGTAtttgatattgattttttaaggaCCATAACTAATTCTTTACTCACTTCAGATCACATCATTAGTGAATGGATATTTACTGGGGTTTAATGTATATtacaaattaattattacCTATAATTTGTACTATAAATTATAATTTGATTCATGTTCTTTTTATTACTCTtacgtttttattttatgcatttacatttttttacatcATTACAtcattgttatattatattactattattatttgcatttttcataTTAGCAAGAGGTTGATCTCCTCCTAAAATCAGAAACAAGgatataaatttcaaaaagatgttTACCTAAAGCATTTCCGACACGAGACGTTTTCTGACTTGAAAGACCTCCTAAGGCACCGACACAACACAGTGAAGAACCAAGATATGCTAGTGAATGAGCAGATGGTGCGccctaaaattaaaaaaatctcaataaaaaaatatcaacGACATTGTTCTTCAACTGAGAGCATTGTTGTTTCCATGTACCGTTTGTAATCCGTAATAGTATCCTCCTAAGAATAAAGCTGCTGGTACAGCATACATATAGTTGTACTCGGGTGGATCACCTTAAAGTAGTCTTTCaacttttactcttttttactcatttt is a window encoding:
- a CDS encoding hypothetical protein (NECATOR_CHRX.G26381.T1); this encodes MDPSGTAASKVSLFLGAYIGGVTFTGSLMAYGKLQGILGSAAVYLPARHVINSALLAGNGVALGVYMLDSDFTTGLSMLGTTAGLSSLMGITLTMAIGGADMPVVITVLNSYSGWALCAEGFMLNNDLLTIVGALIGSSGAILSHIMCKAMNRSLISVILGGVGTKSQGTGAAKAIEGTATETNVNEAIEWLTNSQSIIIVPGYGLCAAQAQYPIAQLAKELTDRGIRVRFAVHPVAGRMPGQLNVLLAEAGVPYDIVEEMDDINDDFDSTDVALVIGANDTVNSAAEDDPNSSIAGMPVLRVWRSKKVVIMKRTLGVGYAAVDNPVFFNENTAMLLGDAKKMCDQLLAAVQSTPH